One genomic region from Streptomyces sp. NBC_00457 encodes:
- a CDS encoding DsbA family protein, with protein MSKLKKQLIVAAVLLAGFAAAFGSYLLLAPDDRSGSGGLDVQPAAEALPVRGNSHRLTTPARSELTIVEFLDFECEGCGAYYPVVEKLREEYGDRVTFVARYFPMPGHRNGELAARTAEAAARQGKFEEMYTKLFTTQKEWGESQDWKQDVFRGYAKELGLNMAEFDAALADPEVAGRVQDDQRDGLGLGVQGTPTFFVDGSRIQPPGSYEAFKALIEDRLSG; from the coding sequence ATGAGCAAGCTCAAGAAGCAGTTGATCGTCGCCGCGGTGCTGCTGGCCGGCTTCGCCGCCGCCTTCGGCTCCTACCTGCTGCTCGCTCCCGACGACCGGAGCGGCAGTGGCGGCCTGGACGTGCAGCCGGCCGCCGAGGCGCTGCCTGTCCGCGGCAACAGCCACCGGCTCACCACCCCGGCCAGGAGCGAACTGACCATCGTGGAGTTCCTCGACTTCGAGTGCGAGGGGTGCGGTGCGTACTACCCGGTGGTGGAGAAGCTGCGCGAGGAGTACGGCGACCGGGTCACCTTCGTCGCCCGCTACTTCCCCATGCCCGGCCACCGCAACGGCGAACTCGCCGCCCGCACCGCCGAAGCCGCGGCCCGGCAGGGCAAGTTCGAGGAGATGTACACCAAGCTCTTCACCACGCAGAAGGAATGGGGCGAGTCACAGGACTGGAAGCAGGACGTCTTCCGCGGCTACGCGAAGGAACTCGGCCTGAACATGGCCGAGTTCGACGCCGCGCTCGCCGACCCCGAGGTCGCCGGCCGCGTCCAGGACGACCAGCGCGACGGCCTCGGCCTCGGCGTCCAGGGCACCCCGACCTTCTTCGTCGACGGCAGCCGGATTCAGCCGCCCGGCTCCTACGAGGCGTTCAAGGCACTCATCGAGGACCGGCTGTCCGGCTGA
- a CDS encoding DUF3093 domain-containing protein, with translation MTASTTPSYDERLTAPASWWVIAALFGLSLALVFLPYGTIAALLALTAGTCLAGVHVSSQGSMRIRVTDRLLVVGDARIPLDVLGEPQVLRGEEARAWRTYKADLRAFMVMRSYITAAVRVEILDPDDPTPYLYVSTRTPDRLAEVIREKSGQAGTERA, from the coding sequence GTGACCGCCAGCACGACCCCCAGCTACGACGAACGCCTGACCGCCCCCGCTTCCTGGTGGGTCATCGCCGCTCTCTTCGGCCTCTCCCTGGCCCTGGTCTTCCTGCCCTACGGCACGATCGCCGCCCTCCTCGCCCTGACGGCCGGCACCTGCCTGGCCGGGGTCCACGTCAGCTCCCAGGGGTCGATGCGGATCCGGGTCACCGACCGGCTGCTGGTCGTCGGGGACGCCCGCATTCCACTCGACGTGCTCGGCGAGCCGCAGGTCCTGCGCGGCGAGGAGGCCCGGGCCTGGCGGACGTACAAGGCGGATCTGCGTGCGTTCATGGTCATGCGCAGCTACATCACCGCCGCTGTACGCGTGGAGATCCTCGACCCCGACGACCCCACGCCGTACCTGTACGTTTCCACCCGGACCCCGGACCGGCTTGCCGAGGTGATTCGCGAGAAGTCCGGACAGGCGGGGACGGAACGAGCATGA